TATTGCACTTTCACTTCGAGTCCGCGAGTTCATTAAATACGATCAAACACCAAACAAAACAGAGTTCCAATCTTGCTCCAACTGCACAGTTGAGATATTATATCAAGTTTTTACTCACAGCTTGAAGTCCAATTCTTACATTGAAGTCATCGAGCACCCAGCTCTTGTACTACCTGGTGCACTGAAGTATTTCATTGTAGAATTCTAGCGGCGTTTCACCATCGTCTTATCTCTCTCATCGCCGATTCCTGAACCACATGCGCTCAGTACTAACGCATTGATTCGGCTCTTCGAAGGACCATGGAAAATTGTAATCTCTAGGTTCTTCAAGATTGTAAAGAAAACTCCTTCGCCTTTTTTAACTTGTATTTACATTGCAATagaaatttaaaacataaaagttatattaaaaacatggaaaataaaaaatcaataatttgaacaaaaaacCTTTTCTCTTGACAACTGTCATCTATGTCCTTTTTATAATTTGTCTTTGAGCTAAAGAGGTTGAATATCTCTATACTTATTTGGACAGTTAGATTGCaattcaatgaaaatattttgtaacctcTAAGTAACTACCAAACACAATCTTCCTCtacaaatgggctatctaagacTGAAGAAAAGTACTTTTGAAGGTCAGTGGGCTCTAAGATTCGTGCGTCCAAGCaaaaaaacttatgaactttataaaataactatagATTCAAGAATATACTACAGtcatatatttgaataaatacttctggccttactacaaaaactttaaaccctgttttacacttgtctaataaaattttggctgcaaaatgaaccatatgtcaacgtcataatttgacatttttttagacaaggcataaactgacgtttaaaagtttttgtggtaagacggttcaTGTTTATATGTATACTGCTATTTCAGAGTTCTCCAGCCCCCGACACGCCATCAGAGCGAGATGGAGCGCGGTCCCGCATGACATCACCGGCGCGAGACTATGAGATGTTTGAGGATGAGGGTGCCATCCTCGGAGACAATCCTGAGGAGGAAGAGGATGATGGAGAGGAACTGTTCAACGATAATATGGAGGCGTGAGTGGTTTTGTGTGATGTATTAGGGGTAGGATAAAGTTGTGTGGATTGCTGTTTTTATGAGAAAGCTTGTAATAGTAATTCTGGAAAATTGTTAACAGATTTTAATGATGATTGTAAGGTCCTACTTAGTTTGTGAAATACACTACACAAAAAAGTTTCCCTTACCTAGAAATCATTTGCAAGTAGTCTGTTGAGCAAATCATCTGAAATTGATTTACAATACTAATTACTAATATACAATGCTAATTACTCTTTACACAGTGACTACCGCCCCATGCCAGCACTGGATCGTTATGATGCAGAGGATTTGGATGAAGATGACTATGATCCCATGTCCATACAAGACCGCGTGGCTGCTGAACAGGAGCTCCGGAGAAGGGACCGGGAAGAGGGCCGCACTAGGAGGGATGACCGCGATTTGTTGTATGGTAAGTAACAACTATAAAATACTTGTAAATGGATAAAGCCATTTCCACCATAAGTAAAAAAACTCAGTGTTCATAATAGTTGACAGAAATAGAATAAAgaaaaacccatgttttttgtagctgcttgaattttttttctttaggtaCATGTATTGTAAACAGACAATTTTATTCATAGAGTCTAGCTGTCATATCTATATTGGTGCATTCATTTTCATTAATGTATCGTCGTATTTTCCTGACTCAAGCTTACTGCAGTTTTACACCTAAATTTAGTCCTGCAAAGCTGCGCGGGATGCTGCAGAAACCTTTCAGGTATCACTATTGAGTACTATCTGTATATCCTCGCCTTTTCGCAGATGAGTCAGACGAGGAAAGCACAGGAGCCCCGAGGGCGaagcgccgccgcgccgcagaGAAGGCCGCCATGGGGTCAGATGAACAAGTGGAGGAGGGCATTGAGAGTATTGAGAACTTGGAGGACACTAAGGGTTATACTACGAAGGAGTGGGTCTCTATGCTTGGGCCTAGAACTGAGATTGCCAACAGGTTTGTGACTACATAAATAAGTATGCATATGTTATGAGGGTAGAGAATAGTCTTTTTACTCACTCATCCAATCTCAGTCTCTTAtatgtattgttgttttttttaagatgacTAAAGTATGATGCTTTTgttctatgtattttttatttcatgcagatataatatgtacctacatgatgtattatacatatgtatcttCCCATAaccatcattattttatttttactaacacACAACTAGGTAAAGGGTTCTTCTCAAAAACAGccttaatttttcattttcgtACCAAATCATTTGCATTCCCTCTGCAACCATTCTTCTGAATATGATACGGTTTTTCGAACAAACTATTTTCGCACTTCAATTACCTCACTAAATTGTAATTCAAAAACATGAATAATAGAACACTTATTCCCTTCCCAGGTTCAAAAACTTCCTCCGCACGTACACGAACAGTAAAGGCCAGTTCGTCTACAAGGAGCGTATCCGTCGCATGTGTGAGCACAACCAGGCGTCCTTCCACGTGGAGTTCGATGTACTGGCTCGCAGGGAACAAGTGCTGGCTTACTTCTTGCCTGAAGCACCTTTCCAGATGTTGCAGATTTTTGATGAGGTCAGTTATATTAAGTAATGAGTTGCAAAACATAGCTGATGACTTTGTTTTGCTATTAGAACTGAATTAAAGAAATGAGACCCTAGAGATAGTTGTTGCTTCTCTAGAGGACTTATTGATGATAGCATCAATCCACGGAAGTCAACTAACAATAGATTGCAATTTTACTTATAGCAAATAGAGTAgtcttattttttgtgtaaaatgataaacatttttaaccaaCTAAAAAAAGGTGACTTTCAGTTTGACCGGTACGTATGTACGTTTATGCGCgattatctatactaacattataaagaggaaaactttgtttgcttgtttggttgtaatgaataggctcaaaaactactggaaattctttcaccattcgaaagctacattatccacgagtaacataggctatattttatcccggtacgggcagtagttaccacgggacgagggcgaaaccgcgggaaaacggctagtcgaAGATAAAGATAATTGTCGTCTAAATTGTTTCCTTGATTATCATCTTGCAACAAGAAAACTTACAACTACAAACATCATCAACTActtattaaatttttcattCGTGAACTCGTTTTTAATCACTTCCAGGTAGCAAAAGACATAGTGCTCCAAATATTCCCCAGCTACGAGCGAGTTACTTCCGAAATCCACGTCAGAATATCAGACTTACCTCTCATAGAAGAATTAAGAACATTCCGGAAGCTACACTTGAACCAACTCGTGAGGACTGTGGGAGTCATTACGGCTACCACTGGGGTGTTACCACAGTTGTCTGTCGTGAAATATGACTGTAATAGATGCGGGTATATATTGGGACCGTTTGTTCAGACTCAGAATTCTGAAGTTAAGCCTGGGTCTTGTCCGGAGTGTCAGAGTGCTGGGCCGTTTATGGTAAGTAGTGTTTTTGACTAATTAATCTTTAACGTGTCAGTTGGCCTAGAAATCCATGTAATTTTCAATTATGTATTTAGTTTAAGATTTACGCGTCCATAAATTACTCCGTAGCTGCAGTGTTCTTCAACTGAACTCGTACATTTCATGGGAACTACGGTAGTATCTTACAATATTTCGGATTGCATTGGAATTGTAAGAACTTCCACAGTTAAACAtggacaataaaaaaaaatctttgaggtATATTATTACCGCGGTTGATAAGATCATTCCTCATATTGAATGTTAACTTCATAAAAACATCAATATACCATTTTATGTTtgaactagcgacccgctccgatTTCGCAAGGGTGCAATACTAAAATTGAAAATGACAATATTTCTCCACTATTTAATAGATAATACACGTAAATCTTCCTCTTTAATCAgactatctattaaaaaaaaccgaatCAAAATCGGATGCTTAGTTTTGAAGATTCAAGCGTACTAAGGGACAtggggacagaaaaagcgactttattttatactacctctatgtactcACCATTTTCTATTCCAGTTGAAGCACTCACCATTTTCTATTCCCATTCCCAGGTAAACATGGAACAGACAGTATACCGCAACTACCAGAAAGTAACAATCCAGGAGTCCCCGGGCCGCATCCCCGCCGGACGTATTCCTCGCAGCAAGGAGTGCATACTGTTAGCTGATCTGTGTGACCGGTGCAAGCCGGGAGATGAAGTGGATCTGACTGGCATTTATACCAACAATTATGATGGCTCGCTTAATACTGAGCAGGTAAGTTGGCTGAATTGTATAACTGTGTTTGTTATGTTGaggtgttgctggggagtttgttgcgccacttcttcttcccagtaaaaatacataggaagtggtgaagagtgGGCGTTTTAGGGGCTGTAATTTCTGACCtacgaaaagtgctgttttgcagcctaatttgaatatatgacttttgattttgattgattttgtaTCTAGATCCACTCTGAAAAAGAAGATACACAAAGTATTAACGTTAATTTAATCTACATCTTGTGCAAGCAATACTTGAGCTATCATTTACAAATGCAACTGTAATTTTACTGCCTAGAATTTTCCTAACTGCATTAGGGTTGACTTCTTGTCCAACCAAATGCAATTGCCAGGGTTTTATTTTAGATGAATCTCCCAATTATTCTCTTTCATGAATTTCGCTGACAACCAAACACAAACTCCCACATTTCTTCCCCAGGGTTTCCCCGTTTTCGCAACAGTGATAATAGCAAACTACATAGTAGTGAAAGACTGCAAGCACATTGTGGACTCTCTTACTGATGAAGACGTGGCCACCATAGTGAAGCTATCCAAAGACCCAAGGATTGGAGAGCGGATCGTACAAAGTATTGCCCCGTCTATATACGGACATGATTATATTAAGAGGGGGTTGGCTCTGGCACTGTTTGGGGGGGAACCTAAGAATCCAGGTATGTTTTGGAaagcaggtttttttttaataacagcaGTTTTGACTAACATCACTGacatatttaaaaagttatccAAAAGTGAATTGCACTATTTACTATAataataaccaaaccataatcaGCCATACTTGCAGCTCATTGACCTATGGCAATGGGATgaaaatggtttggttatcaCTTTAGTCAAATGGTGCAAAAGCTGTTAAACATATATCTTACTTAATATTAGTATGTTTTTCTATGAAAGTCGCAATCATTTGATTTATTCTCTGTATTCATACATTTCTTTGTAAAATTTCtcctaaaaatatatcttttgtaaattaaacaccaaaatatttctttataattttaggtGACAAGCACAAAGTGAGAGGTGACATCAATGTCCTTATTTGCGGTGACCCTGGTACCGCCAAATCACAGTT
The window above is part of the Helicoverpa zea isolate HzStark_Cry1AcR chromosome 21, ilHelZeax1.1, whole genome shotgun sequence genome. Proteins encoded here:
- the LOC124641040 gene encoding DNA replication licensing factor Mcm2 — its product is MSSPAPDTPSERDGARSRMTSPARDYEMFEDEGAILGDNPEEEEDDGEELFNDNMEADYRPMPALDRYDAEDLDEDDYDPMSIQDRVAAEQELRRRDREEGRTRRDDRDLLYDESDEESTGAPRAKRRRAAEKAAMGSDEQVEEGIESIENLEDTKGYTTKEWVSMLGPRTEIANRFKNFLRTYTNSKGQFVYKERIRRMCEHNQASFHVEFDVLARREQVLAYFLPEAPFQMLQIFDEVAKDIVLQIFPSYERVTSEIHVRISDLPLIEELRTFRKLHLNQLVRTVGVITATTGVLPQLSVVKYDCNRCGYILGPFVQTQNSEVKPGSCPECQSAGPFMVNMEQTVYRNYQKVTIQESPGRIPAGRIPRSKECILLADLCDRCKPGDEVDLTGIYTNNYDGSLNTEQGFPVFATVIIANYIVVKDCKHIVDSLTDEDVATIVKLSKDPRIGERIVQSIAPSIYGHDYIKRGLALALFGGEPKNPGDKHKVRGDINVLICGDPGTAKSQFLKYTEKIAPRAIFTTGQGASAVGLTAYVRKNPTTRDWTLEAGALVLADRGVCLIDEFDKMNDADRTSIHEAMEQQSISISKAGIVTSLHARCSIIAASNPIGGRYDASLTFSENVNLSEPILSRFDVLCVVRDEPDPMQDAHLAKFVVSSHIRHHPTQRGTTLEDNAAPDPDFVLPQDLLKKYIVYSRENVHPKLQNMDQDKVAKMYSQLRQESLATGSLPITVRHIESVIRMSEAHARMHLRPQVSEEDVNMAIRTMLESFVETQKYSVMRAMRQTFQKYLSYNKNHSELLYYILRQLTMDQLAYMRGLHNHSQSTIEISERDLLERARQINISDLKPFYDSRIFKMNSFTYDAKRKVIVHVLPDMPSASSASS